A genomic window from Planctomycetia bacterium includes:
- a CDS encoding PQQ-like beta-propeller repeat protein, with product MKKQSAGPSAERSLIQRLKFGSTLALGTLLCCATSACAQATAPAGAPEKPVGTATLPTETRPAVSTAGQGEDWSQWRGPRSNGIALRTSLPSTWPSAPLEPVWRMPLGEGWSSPVVGEGRVYMLDRNGPLERAAAYDAVTGKLLWERTNPVDFNPHAVGRRYGNGPKGTPAFAGGFVYTLGIAGWLQCLKAESGEVVWKSYFPAEFAESVPLADQRTYVVAEDHVVVPIGGGRGAPVPLFGYTGSPLVFDQFVIASTGGARGGTITAFERTTGKVAWHALHENVSYSSPVSAEIGGVKQVVVPTGPRLVGLELATGKLLWSVPYQNQYDETIGTPVAAGELVLLTAVGRPLSAWKIGRNAAGEFAASEVWQNDDLQSYLSSVVVVGEFVYGMNDGGEWHCLKLADGKTIWRGGNHGYYTTPLVAENRILALNERGVLDVLGVNPQAYEPIVTTRVAKEPTWTSPALVGNRLYVRMRSALVCYELK from the coding sequence ATGAAAAAACAATCCGCCGGCCCGAGCGCAGAGCGGTCTCTAATCCAGCGGTTGAAGTTCGGCTCGACGCTCGCGCTCGGCACGCTTTTGTGCTGCGCGACCTCGGCTTGCGCTCAAGCGACCGCGCCGGCCGGCGCACCGGAGAAGCCCGTTGGCACCGCGACTCTGCCGACTGAAACTCGCCCGGCTGTGAGCACAGCTGGCCAAGGGGAAGATTGGTCGCAATGGCGCGGGCCGCGTTCCAATGGGATCGCGCTGCGGACTTCGCTGCCGAGCACCTGGCCGAGCGCTCCGCTGGAGCCGGTGTGGCGCATGCCGCTTGGGGAAGGTTGGTCGTCGCCTGTGGTCGGCGAGGGGCGCGTTTACATGCTCGATCGCAACGGCCCGCTCGAACGCGCAGCGGCCTACGATGCCGTCACCGGCAAGCTGTTGTGGGAACGGACCAACCCGGTCGATTTCAATCCGCATGCCGTGGGGCGTCGCTATGGCAACGGGCCGAAGGGAACTCCCGCCTTCGCCGGTGGATTCGTTTATACGCTCGGCATCGCCGGTTGGCTGCAATGTTTGAAGGCCGAGAGCGGCGAAGTGGTTTGGAAGAGTTACTTCCCGGCGGAGTTCGCCGAGTCCGTGCCGCTGGCCGACCAGCGCACTTATGTCGTCGCCGAAGATCATGTGGTCGTGCCGATCGGCGGAGGTCGCGGCGCGCCGGTGCCGCTGTTCGGGTACACCGGTTCGCCTCTGGTGTTCGATCAGTTCGTTATCGCGTCGACCGGCGGCGCGCGCGGCGGCACGATCACGGCGTTCGAGCGGACGACCGGCAAGGTCGCTTGGCACGCGCTGCATGAGAACGTCTCTTATTCATCGCCCGTCTCGGCCGAGATCGGGGGGGTGAAGCAAGTCGTCGTGCCGACCGGCCCGAGGTTGGTGGGCCTGGAACTCGCGACCGGCAAATTGCTGTGGAGCGTGCCGTATCAAAATCAATACGACGAAACGATCGGCACTCCGGTCGCCGCCGGCGAGCTGGTGTTGCTCACCGCCGTGGGGCGGCCGCTGTCGGCGTGGAAGATCGGTCGCAATGCGGCCGGCGAATTTGCGGCGAGCGAAGTTTGGCAAAACGACGATCTGCAAAGTTACTTATCGTCGGTGGTCGTCGTCGGAGAGTTCGTCTACGGCATGAACGACGGCGGCGAATGGCATTGCCTCAAGCTCGCCGACGGCAAAACGATCTGGCGCGGCGGCAACCACGGCTACTACACCACGCCGCTCGTCGCCGAAAATCGCATTCTGGCACTGAACGAGCGCGGTGTACTCGACGTCTTAGGAGTGAACCCGCAAGCCTACGAGCCGATCGTCACGACGAGGGTCGCGAAAGAACCGACCTGGACCTCGCCGGCCCTCGTCGGCAACCGGCTGTATGTACGCATGCGCAGCGCGCTGGTTTGCTACGAACTAAAGTAA
- a CDS encoding redoxin domain-containing protein yields the protein MSSFSLGRIAPTLALLSLVLLSHFAGCSGKPPKGPDESSAPALTEGEKLLTRMIETYAKADSYFDRGELRIVGRNQGQQLTESKLPFAVMLERPGKLHLHLYRATYVCDGTWAWGWDEDLPGFLLKKPAPNPVTLGDAYSDDALKAAFNGMYGGSLPAEMLLGADAMDLIRHGDAKPELMSDDFVGDRNCRRVRVKSADGNTVYWIDRENLTLRRIEFPTDRLALTLADTLSMTELKLTAEFIDAQLNTKVPAEAFQFDPPPQLKIVDKLDPLWGSSPPPPLAETLGRTIGDFKLRTLDGRAIGRGDLNGKVAVVLFVAFEGSQHFVLEALNAAQRKFGKRDDLMMLAVSIDNPGPMGIGDEVLDKAMKQAKLEVPLARLVDGSAMTAFDVRFVPNLFILDRQGIVQDNEVGLNPKLNAELGTRIDEVLAGKSLVEAARARYAARLKQFEQAQQAQAAISPEGGLSARVSLATKSQPKTLKLTQLWQNTEIKKPGHIVVAEEKGKPARIVVLDGLRAVGELDAAGKLVRTAQLDLPKVPEEAVVSFLRTTVDRDGKRYFAGSASAQQQLHLFDADFKKLLSFPDGTHAGISDLQMGDLDGDGRPEIVVGYWGVVGVQAISLDGIRQWSNRKLPENVQRLALTGPDKDGKRLVLCTTGLMTLAVLNERGETLKEIPVGNRAARLITAADLTGDGSVELCAITSTSPGTDVAIGFDAAGAELWNYPLPAGLQPVPEMQNEMIVGGKLLKDGTGLWVVAGADGTLHFLDVAGKPLDSFAWGAAIRGLAIGTLDGAPALFISDEKSVTALRFER from the coding sequence ATGTCGTCGTTCTCCCTCGGCCGTATTGCGCCGACATTGGCGTTGCTTTCGCTCGTGCTGTTGTCGCACTTCGCCGGCTGCTCCGGGAAGCCGCCGAAAGGACCTGATGAAAGTTCCGCGCCGGCGCTGACGGAAGGGGAGAAGCTGCTGACGCGGATGATCGAAACCTACGCGAAGGCCGATTCGTATTTCGATCGGGGGGAATTGCGCATCGTCGGTCGCAACCAAGGACAACAGCTGACGGAATCGAAGTTGCCGTTCGCGGTGATGCTGGAGCGGCCCGGCAAGTTGCACCTGCATTTGTATCGTGCGACGTACGTGTGCGACGGAACTTGGGCCTGGGGCTGGGATGAAGACTTGCCCGGCTTTCTGCTGAAGAAGCCGGCGCCGAATCCCGTGACCCTCGGCGATGCTTACTCCGACGACGCGCTCAAAGCGGCGTTCAACGGCATGTACGGCGGTTCGCTGCCGGCCGAGATGCTGCTCGGGGCCGACGCGATGGATTTGATTCGCCACGGCGACGCAAAGCCGGAGTTGATGTCCGACGATTTCGTCGGCGATCGAAATTGTCGGCGCGTGCGCGTCAAATCCGCCGACGGAAATACGGTGTATTGGATCGATCGTGAGAATCTGACCTTGCGGCGGATCGAGTTCCCGACGGATCGCCTGGCGCTCACGCTCGCCGATACGCTCTCGATGACGGAGCTGAAACTGACGGCGGAATTCATCGACGCGCAACTCAACACTAAGGTGCCGGCCGAGGCGTTTCAATTCGACCCGCCGCCGCAACTGAAAATCGTCGATAAGTTGGATCCGTTGTGGGGGAGCTCGCCTCCCCCTCCGCTCGCCGAAACGCTCGGGCGGACGATCGGAGACTTCAAACTGCGCACGCTCGATGGTCGCGCGATCGGTCGGGGAGACTTAAACGGCAAGGTCGCCGTGGTCCTCTTCGTCGCGTTCGAGGGAAGTCAACACTTCGTGCTGGAAGCGCTCAATGCAGCCCAGCGGAAATTCGGCAAGCGCGATGACTTGATGATGCTCGCAGTCAGCATCGACAACCCGGGCCCGATGGGAATCGGCGACGAAGTTTTAGACAAAGCGATGAAGCAAGCGAAGTTGGAGGTTCCGCTGGCGCGGCTCGTCGACGGCTCGGCGATGACGGCGTTCGACGTCCGGTTCGTGCCGAACCTGTTCATTCTCGATCGTCAGGGGATCGTGCAAGATAACGAAGTCGGGCTCAATCCGAAGCTGAACGCGGAGCTCGGCACGCGCATCGACGAGGTGTTGGCCGGGAAGTCGCTCGTCGAAGCGGCCCGTGCGCGTTATGCGGCGCGATTGAAGCAATTCGAGCAAGCGCAACAAGCCCAGGCGGCGATCTCGCCCGAGGGGGGATTGTCGGCCCGAGTGAGCTTGGCGACGAAGTCGCAACCGAAAACGCTCAAGCTCACGCAGCTCTGGCAGAACACGGAAATCAAGAAGCCCGGCCACATCGTCGTGGCGGAAGAGAAAGGGAAGCCGGCGCGGATCGTCGTGCTGGACGGCTTGCGCGCCGTCGGCGAACTCGACGCGGCGGGGAAGCTCGTGCGCACCGCCCAACTCGATTTGCCGAAGGTGCCCGAGGAAGCGGTCGTTAGTTTTCTGCGTACGACCGTCGATCGGGACGGCAAGCGGTATTTCGCGGGTTCGGCTTCGGCTCAGCAACAGCTGCATTTGTTCGACGCCGATTTCAAGAAGCTGTTGAGCTTTCCGGATGGGACGCACGCGGGAATCTCCGACTTGCAGATGGGAGATCTCGACGGCGACGGCCGACCGGAAATCGTCGTCGGTTATTGGGGCGTCGTCGGGGTGCAGGCGATCTCGCTCGATGGGATTCGCCAATGGAGCAACCGCAAGTTGCCGGAGAACGTGCAACGCTTGGCGCTCACCGGACCCGACAAAGACGGCAAGCGGCTGGTGCTATGCACGACGGGGCTGATGACGCTGGCCGTGTTGAACGAACGGGGCGAAACGCTGAAAGAGATTCCGGTCGGCAATCGAGCCGCACGGCTCATCACCGCCGCCGATCTGACGGGGGACGGAAGCGTTGAACTGTGCGCCATTACTTCGACGAGCCCTGGCACGGACGTCGCGATCGGGTTCGACGCGGCGGGAGCCGAACTGTGGAACTATCCGCTACCGGCCGGCTTGCAACCGGTGCCGGAAATGCAAAACGAAATGATCGTCGGCGGCAAGTTGTTGAAAGACGGAACCGGGTTATGGGTCGTGGCCGGGGCCGACGGCACGCTCCACTTTCTCGACGTCGCCGGGAAACCGCTCGATTCGTTCGCCTGGGGTGCGGCGATTCGCGGCCTTGCGATCGGCACGCTCGACGGCGCTCCGGCGTTATTCATTTCCGATGAAAAATCGGTGACGGCTTTGCGCTTCGAGCGTTGA
- a CDS encoding lactate racemase domain-containing protein yields MSSLVRFGESAEFTIPLDDERLIAVCAPHAAEAITSQPIEAATREALANPLKYPMLTQAVVEGDKVTIALDRGVPHSAEIVRVIAEQLLAASILPADITVLQSDRTLPGERLELSNGVSIHIELHDPLDRGKLSYLTNTRSGRPIYLNRLVADAEMVIPVGCFRGREAWDYRGIFGGLYPTFSDADAHKRFRNAHLLDSRSEMFEKSQQEIELVGRQTGTQFTVQVVPQSGSGTPLVLAGEATAVARRGEELWNDTWNCEVPRTADLVVAALSGEGAQSWANVGKALAMALEVVEDGGAVALCTELAEPLGPALDLFTKQEDRDTAGDEIRKVRPADAFPALLLAEAQRRVRVYLLSKLDATTVEDLGIAPVAEAADVARLALRRKSCIIVNDAQYTNVRLEQSVRT; encoded by the coding sequence ATGTCTTCTCTCGTCCGTTTCGGCGAATCCGCAGAGTTCACGATCCCCCTCGACGACGAACGGCTCATCGCCGTTTGTGCGCCGCATGCAGCGGAAGCCATCACTTCGCAACCGATCGAAGCTGCCACGCGCGAGGCTCTCGCGAATCCGTTGAAGTACCCGATGCTCACCCAAGCCGTGGTCGAGGGAGATAAAGTCACGATCGCGCTCGACCGGGGAGTGCCGCATTCGGCCGAGATCGTGCGCGTGATCGCCGAACAATTGCTCGCCGCCTCGATCTTGCCGGCCGACATCACCGTCCTGCAGTCCGATCGAACTCTGCCGGGCGAGCGACTGGAGCTCAGCAACGGCGTTTCGATTCACATCGAGCTCCACGACCCGCTCGATCGCGGCAAGCTCAGCTACCTCACCAACACCCGCTCCGGCCGGCCGATCTATCTCAACCGATTGGTTGCCGATGCCGAGATGGTGATTCCCGTCGGTTGCTTTCGCGGGCGCGAAGCGTGGGACTATCGAGGCATCTTCGGCGGCCTGTACCCGACCTTCTCCGATGCCGATGCCCATAAGCGCTTCCGCAACGCGCACCTGCTCGACAGCCGGAGCGAGATGTTCGAGAAGTCGCAACAAGAGATCGAGCTCGTCGGCCGACAGACCGGCACGCAATTCACCGTGCAAGTCGTGCCGCAGTCGGGAAGCGGCACGCCGCTGGTTCTCGCCGGCGAAGCCACGGCCGTTGCGCGGCGCGGCGAGGAGCTTTGGAACGACACGTGGAATTGCGAAGTCCCACGCACGGCCGATCTCGTCGTGGCAGCCCTCTCCGGCGAAGGGGCGCAGTCGTGGGCCAACGTCGGCAAGGCGCTGGCGATGGCGCTCGAAGTGGTCGAAGACGGCGGCGCCGTCGCGCTGTGTACGGAGCTCGCAGAGCCGCTGGGGCCCGCCCTGGATCTCTTTACGAAGCAAGAAGATCGCGACACGGCCGGCGATGAGATTCGCAAGGTCCGGCCGGCAGATGCCTTCCCCGCGCTGCTGCTGGCGGAAGCACAGCGCCGCGTCCGGGTCTATCTCTTGAGCAAGCTCGATGCGACGACGGTCGAAGATCTCGGCATCGCACCGGTCGCCGAGGCGGCCGATGTGGCAAGGCTCGCACTGCGCCGCAAGTCGTGCATCATCGTGAACGACGCCCAGTATACGAACGTGCGACTCGAGCAGAGTGTTCGGACATGA
- a CDS encoding DUF3592 domain-containing protein, producing MPRFRFFSKKRGQRRTMSELGGQAAMAAFFAVLMVAGSGILAIVVGQMTAPEWRANHEFLETQGTVLGKRIAEISKEDQLNYRPEVSIRYAVEGREYEATTFDATGVYSTDRAECERLIEPFEVGKEYPCWYDPHRPSTAVVKRGYSWVAWVLPLLPAAFVAVGVGGLIYVFLTWGKSAEHRALLQQASNMELFEGAGGSSSRYPTVPADQDITNSPGTTLKHRLPIAAPGWNTWFMTIVAIGWNILVGWLVYKAIDEALAGRADYLLGLGLIPFLVAGGFLAFLAGKQLMITTGVEPTVVEVSDHPLYPGGRYEIFFSQQGRLHFERLSIVLACDEEATFRQGTNSRTHIQRVVETEVFRRDSFTLKRGQPFATRLELRVPEAAMHSFQSPHNAVKWKLIVRGDLHNWPDFERVFSLLVFPGRNGVPHA from the coding sequence GTGCCTCGCTTTCGTTTCTTCAGCAAAAAACGTGGTCAGCGCCGCACGATGTCGGAGTTGGGCGGACAGGCCGCGATGGCGGCCTTCTTCGCCGTGCTCATGGTCGCCGGGTCGGGCATCTTAGCGATCGTCGTCGGGCAGATGACCGCGCCCGAATGGCGCGCGAACCATGAGTTCCTAGAAACCCAAGGCACAGTGCTCGGAAAGCGCATCGCCGAAATTTCCAAAGAAGATCAACTCAATTATCGACCGGAAGTTTCGATTCGTTACGCGGTCGAGGGTCGCGAATACGAGGCGACCACGTTCGATGCGACCGGCGTTTATTCCACCGATCGGGCCGAATGCGAACGCTTGATCGAGCCGTTCGAGGTCGGCAAGGAATACCCTTGCTGGTACGACCCGCATCGTCCGTCGACCGCCGTCGTCAAGCGCGGCTACAGTTGGGTCGCTTGGGTCTTGCCGCTGTTGCCCGCGGCGTTCGTCGCCGTCGGCGTCGGCGGATTGATCTACGTGTTTCTTACTTGGGGAAAATCGGCCGAGCATCGCGCGCTGCTGCAACAAGCGTCGAATATGGAATTGTTCGAAGGGGCCGGAGGGTCGTCGTCGCGCTATCCGACGGTGCCGGCCGATCAGGACATTACGAACAGTCCCGGCACGACCCTGAAGCATCGGCTGCCGATCGCCGCGCCGGGCTGGAACACTTGGTTCATGACGATCGTCGCGATCGGTTGGAATATCCTCGTCGGCTGGCTCGTCTACAAGGCGATCGACGAAGCGCTTGCCGGCCGTGCCGACTACCTGCTCGGCCTGGGGTTGATTCCGTTTCTCGTCGCCGGAGGATTTCTCGCTTTCTTAGCCGGCAAGCAACTCATGATCACGACTGGCGTCGAGCCGACGGTCGTCGAAGTCTCCGACCATCCGCTGTATCCCGGGGGGCGCTACGAAATCTTCTTCTCGCAGCAAGGCAGGCTGCACTTCGAGCGACTTTCGATCGTGCTGGCCTGCGACGAAGAGGCGACGTTTCGCCAAGGGACGAACTCGCGCACGCACATTCAGCGCGTCGTCGAAACGGAAGTCTTTCGCCGCGATTCGTTCACCTTGAAGCGCGGCCAACCGTTCGCCACGCGACTCGAGCTGCGCGTGCCGGAAGCGGCGATGCACTCGTTTCAATCGCCGCACAACGCGGTGAAATGGAAGTTGATCGTGCGCGGCGACCTGCACAACTGGCCCGACTTCGAGCGGGTCTTCTCGCTGTTGGTGTTTCCCGGCCGCAACGGAGTGCCGCACGCATGA